One window of Fundidesulfovibrio soli genomic DNA carries:
- a CDS encoding 3'-5' exoribonuclease YhaM family protein — protein MSEKRIFVRDLAVGAQVNECFLLAQASKGQARNGPFWSLKLQDATGTIEAKLWSPAAGAFEDIAAGQFVLASGVVNTFRDQPQLNLDGLELLGSSPEGVDHGLFLPQSAEKPESLLTALEELLAANIGHAPWRRFCRKVLADPEIREKLLAAPGAKAMHHAYRGGLLEHTLSVCKVTLALCQLYPALDRDTLLASAAFHDLGKAWELTAGLTRDYTDEGQMLGHIMLGMSVLEPFLRKAKDLEPGLVLHFRHMLVSHHGELEYGSPRAPMTPEAMILHFADNIDAKVQQFSQVVDDPEKTGVVGYVRGLDRYVFNPLRVRPETPPAKKTQEKGPAQCSLLSKA, from the coding sequence GTGAGCGAAAAACGCATCTTCGTCCGTGACCTGGCGGTTGGCGCCCAGGTGAACGAGTGTTTCCTGCTGGCCCAGGCCTCCAAGGGGCAGGCCCGCAACGGCCCGTTCTGGAGCCTCAAGCTCCAGGACGCCACCGGCACCATCGAGGCCAAGCTCTGGTCCCCCGCGGCCGGGGCCTTCGAGGACATCGCCGCCGGGCAGTTCGTGCTGGCCTCCGGCGTGGTGAACACCTTCCGGGACCAGCCCCAGCTCAACCTGGACGGCCTGGAGCTGCTGGGCTCCTCCCCCGAGGGGGTGGACCACGGCCTGTTCCTGCCTCAGAGCGCCGAGAAGCCCGAGAGCCTGCTCACCGCCCTGGAGGAGCTGCTGGCCGCCAACATCGGCCACGCCCCCTGGCGGCGCTTCTGCCGCAAGGTGCTGGCGGACCCGGAGATCCGCGAGAAGCTCCTGGCGGCGCCCGGGGCCAAGGCCATGCACCACGCCTACCGGGGCGGCCTGCTGGAGCACACGCTTTCCGTCTGCAAGGTCACGCTGGCGCTCTGCCAGCTCTACCCGGCCCTGGACCGCGACACCCTGCTGGCCTCGGCCGCCTTCCACGACCTGGGCAAGGCCTGGGAGCTGACCGCCGGGCTGACCCGCGACTACACCGACGAGGGCCAGATGCTCGGGCACATCATGCTGGGCATGTCCGTGCTGGAGCCCTTCCTGCGCAAGGCCAAGGACCTGGAGCCGGGCCTGGTGCTGCATTTCAGGCACATGCTGGTCAGCCACCACGGCGAACTGGAGTACGGCTCCCCGCGCGCGCCCATGACGCCCGAGGCCATGATCCTTCACTTCGCGGACAACATCGACGCCAAAGTGCAGCAGTTCAGCCAGGTGGTGGATGACCCCGAGAAGACCGGCGTGGTGGGCTACGTGCGCGGGCTGGACCGCTACGTGTTCAACCCCCTGCGCGTGCGCCCCGAGACCCCGCCCGCCAAGAAGACCCAGGAAAAAGGACCGGCACAGTGTTCGTTACTTTCGAAGGCGTAG
- a CDS encoding SGNH/GDSL hydrolase family protein, giving the protein MPPWDATAYPGALAELLGAATGGQVEVINAGVPAHTSLQFLLRLQEEIIPLSPDLVLLGDGFDNILLAASLAQHPWLDLPERRDLADAAHRLYLLDELTTPLLRLSSVRKLRDASRRLFPGPVWHAPASAEAMWRYGLEKYVAHTSLTVETLLRAGIMPVLVNFPVLQARGSIFNLSADKVAMLEFIRGELNDANRALASRSGVPLVDASAEMAGYLADPCGQFALFSDYIHFSNQGYVQLADVLARGILANPACRQALGITRTPDAGSMEARYREVRRAIASIAPASGFVTRPARSDAAKPSFANVKPGDADQKGWRPYEAKDAALPATIGMAPPEGGWSGGCLLFYPRGSSPQGRVEVRAVDGEGSFRPLAVYSPATRAGAWTNVGDRHLIDLPEEVRGQRIEVVLIGDGVQVWGDAGGVLFEPDAVGKLDP; this is encoded by the coding sequence ATGCCGCCTTGGGACGCCACCGCCTACCCCGGCGCCCTGGCGGAGCTGCTCGGCGCCGCCACGGGCGGGCAGGTGGAGGTGATCAACGCGGGGGTCCCGGCTCATACAAGCCTCCAGTTCCTGCTGCGGCTCCAGGAGGAGATCATCCCGCTCTCGCCGGACCTCGTCCTGCTGGGAGACGGGTTCGACAACATTCTCCTCGCCGCGAGCCTGGCGCAGCATCCCTGGCTGGATCTGCCCGAGCGCCGCGATCTGGCGGACGCCGCGCACAGGCTGTACCTCCTGGACGAACTGACCACGCCGCTTCTGCGGCTCTCCTCGGTCCGCAAGCTGCGGGACGCCTCCCGGAGGCTCTTTCCCGGGCCTGTCTGGCACGCGCCCGCATCTGCCGAGGCGATGTGGCGCTACGGGCTGGAGAAATACGTGGCGCACACGTCCCTGACCGTCGAGACCCTGCTGCGCGCGGGGATCATGCCGGTACTGGTGAACTTCCCGGTGCTTCAGGCCAGGGGGAGCATTTTCAATCTGTCGGCCGACAAAGTGGCCATGCTCGAATTCATCCGCGGCGAGCTGAACGATGCGAACAGGGCGCTCGCCAGCCGCTCCGGTGTTCCGCTTGTGGACGCCTCCGCCGAGATGGCGGGATACCTCGCCGACCCATGCGGGCAGTTCGCCCTGTTCAGCGATTACATCCACTTCTCCAACCAGGGGTACGTCCAACTGGCCGACGTCCTTGCGCGGGGAATTCTCGCGAATCCCGCCTGCCGCCAGGCCCTCGGCATCACGAGAACCCCGGACGCCGGCTCCATGGAAGCCCGCTACCGCGAGGTGCGGCGGGCCATAGCCTCCATCGCCCCCGCATCGGGGTTCGTCACCCGCCCCGCACGGTCCGACGCGGCGAAGCCGTCGTTCGCGAACGTGAAGCCGGGCGATGCGGACCAGAAAGGGTGGCGGCCCTACGAGGCCAAGGATGCGGCGCTGCCCGCGACCATCGGCATGGCCCCCCCGGAAGGCGGATGGTCCGGCGGCTGTCTGCTGTTCTATCCCCGTGGCTCCTCGCCCCAGGGCCGGGTGGAGGTGCGCGCCGTGGACGGCGAGGGTTCGTTCCGGCCGCTGGCGGTTTACAGCCCGGCCACCCGAGCGGGAGCATGGACCAACGTGGGGGACCGGCACTTGATCGACCTCCCCGAGGAGGTTCGCGGCCAGCGGATCGAGGTCGTCCTGATTGGGGACGGCGTGCAGGTCTGGGGCGACGCCGGGGGCGTTCTCTTCGAGCCTGACGCCGTCGGCAAGCTCGACCCGTGA
- a CDS encoding transporter substrate-binding domain-containing protein produces MRKILLLFAILLLGAQASLAQTPFDISKKSQLAEIVAKGKLVVGMELKFWPFEYTDEKGQPVGLDVDVARQIAKDMGVELEIKDMEWTGLIPALQSGKIDLIISGITGTLERAKSITFTDAYFTTGLCALLSSKRAGDLTKADQLNATGRVIAVKTGTTADSVATARFPKAQINRYKDETACVQEVVNGRADAFFYDQISVAKHARQNPESTKALLTPFTYEPYCIAMRKGDFDLWNWLQMFISVNKANGRMEEIRKAHLGELF; encoded by the coding sequence ATGCGCAAAATCCTGCTTCTGTTCGCCATACTTCTGCTTGGCGCCCAGGCCTCCCTGGCCCAGACCCCCTTCGACATCAGCAAGAAGAGCCAGCTGGCCGAGATCGTGGCCAAGGGCAAGCTCGTCGTGGGCATGGAGCTCAAGTTCTGGCCCTTCGAATACACCGACGAGAAAGGCCAGCCCGTGGGCCTGGACGTGGACGTGGCCCGCCAGATCGCCAAGGACATGGGCGTGGAGCTCGAAATCAAGGACATGGAGTGGACCGGGCTCATCCCCGCGCTGCAGTCCGGAAAGATCGACCTGATCATCTCGGGCATCACGGGGACGCTTGAGCGCGCCAAATCCATCACCTTCACGGACGCCTACTTCACCACCGGCCTGTGCGCCCTGCTCTCCAGCAAGCGCGCGGGCGACCTGACCAAGGCCGACCAGCTCAACGCCACCGGCCGCGTCATCGCCGTGAAGACCGGCACCACGGCGGATTCCGTGGCCACCGCCCGCTTCCCCAAGGCCCAGATCAACCGCTACAAGGACGAGACAGCCTGCGTGCAGGAGGTGGTCAACGGCCGCGCCGACGCCTTCTTCTACGACCAGATCTCCGTGGCCAAGCACGCCCGCCAGAACCCGGAGAGCACCAAGGCCCTGCTCACGCCCTTCACCTACGAGCCCTACTGCATCGCCATGCGCAAGGGCGACTTCGACCTCTGGAACTGGCTGCAGATGTTCATCAGCGTGAACAAGGCCAACGGCCGCATGGAAGAAATCCGCAAGGCCCACCTGGGCGAGCTGTTCTAA
- a CDS encoding PadR family transcriptional regulator produces the protein MEKRKQYRHLNAFVLLALAEAPSHGAAVHDALLHKLPVFKADTGAVYRALQKLERDGEIASGWDTGQSGPPRKVYRLTPLGWERLAFWKGDIETRMRILSVFLEAYERLSPPEPDEAGAKQ, from the coding sequence ATGGAAAAACGCAAGCAATACAGGCACCTCAACGCCTTCGTGCTCCTGGCCCTGGCCGAGGCCCCCAGCCACGGGGCCGCCGTACACGACGCCCTGCTGCACAAGCTCCCGGTGTTCAAGGCCGACACCGGGGCCGTGTACCGCGCCTTGCAGAAGCTGGAGCGCGACGGCGAGATCGCCTCCGGCTGGGACACGGGCCAGTCCGGACCGCCCCGCAAGGTCTACCGCCTGACGCCGCTGGGCTGGGAGCGGCTGGCATTCTGGAAGGGCGACATCGAGACGCGCATGCGCATCCTGTCGGTGTTCCTGGAGGCCTATGAACGCCTCTCCCCGCCGGAGCCCGACGAAGCCGGAGCAAAGCAGTGA
- a CDS encoding response regulator, giving the protein MLHILAVDDDEVTQFHLTQLLMPLGKVRIASSGLDALECVRTALDKGKPYDLILMDVKMPGLDGLTTVREIVGLFNKLRLPLEERPKIIMLSAVDEPDTRIDALYACGADAYLVKPLEEDSLRAALRELKIPPHDSPGEP; this is encoded by the coding sequence ATGCTGCACATACTCGCCGTGGACGACGACGAGGTCACCCAGTTCCACCTGACCCAGCTGCTCATGCCTTTGGGCAAGGTGCGCATCGCCAGCTCAGGCCTGGACGCCCTGGAATGCGTCCGCACCGCCCTGGACAAGGGCAAGCCCTACGACCTGATACTCATGGATGTGAAGATGCCCGGCCTCGACGGGCTGACCACCGTGCGCGAGATCGTGGGCCTGTTCAACAAGCTGCGCCTGCCCCTGGAAGAACGCCCCAAGATCATCATGCTCTCCGCAGTGGACGAGCCCGACACCCGTATCGACGCGCTCTACGCCTGCGGCGCGGACGCTTACCTGGTCAAGCCCCTGGAGGAGGATTCACTGCGCGCCGCCCTGCGCGAGCTCAAGATCCCCCCGCACGATTCTCCCGGCGAACCCTGA
- the chrA gene encoding chromate efflux transporter, with protein sequence MSPPTVQPGLPPEAGPNEGPKTGAATGSMPDATFMAEPGVDPGTGPIAGPGTGPAGAAGIGAEPEPGPEPGFELRPCTTGQIFRAFLRLGLTAFGGPAIIAIIRDMAVTRNNWLSERTFREGLTLCQSLPGATAMQMGAYVGLKAGGLRGAVAAYVGLGLPAFFMMLGLAATYGATRSLESFQALFQGLQIVVMAILAVACAGFGRALLGTARHWLLAGLACALLAYGVNPFGIIVAFALAGMVVFCDSPPAALPQVGSAPAPSHVRPMLAYCAALLAGLGLLHLLDPRLFSLTELMLRINVVAFNGGFSSLPLMLHEIVDVRGWMDAKTFMDGIALGQVTPGPISITSTFLGYMLFGLPGAVAATLAMFSPSFVLLMLADPYHERLKASVRFQRASMGVNCCFVGLLGYTAGMFALATHWSPARVLLGAVAVAALALKVDMLVVVIAGGVAALLLF encoded by the coding sequence GTGAGCCCGCCAACCGTGCAGCCAGGCTTGCCGCCCGAGGCCGGGCCGAATGAGGGGCCGAAGACGGGGGCCGCAACCGGGTCCATGCCGGACGCCACGTTCATGGCCGAGCCCGGGGTTGACCCTGGGACTGGCCCGATAGCTGGCCCTGGGACAGGGCCAGCGGGCGCGGCCGGGATCGGAGCAGAGCCCGAACCGGGGCCAGAACCGGGCTTCGAACTCCGGCCCTGCACAACCGGACAGATCTTCCGGGCCTTCCTGCGCCTGGGCCTCACCGCCTTCGGCGGCCCGGCGATAATCGCCATTATCAGGGACATGGCCGTTACGCGCAACAATTGGCTTTCGGAGCGAACCTTCCGGGAGGGGCTTACCCTGTGCCAGTCCCTGCCCGGGGCCACGGCCATGCAGATGGGCGCCTACGTGGGTCTCAAGGCGGGCGGGTTGCGCGGGGCCGTGGCCGCCTACGTGGGGCTTGGGCTCCCGGCCTTCTTCATGATGCTCGGCCTGGCAGCCACCTACGGGGCCACGCGCTCGCTGGAGAGCTTCCAGGCCCTGTTCCAGGGCTTGCAGATCGTGGTCATGGCCATCCTGGCCGTGGCCTGCGCCGGATTCGGCCGCGCCCTGCTTGGCACCGCCCGGCACTGGCTGCTGGCCGGGCTGGCCTGCGCCCTGCTGGCCTACGGGGTGAACCCCTTCGGCATCATCGTGGCCTTTGCCCTGGCCGGGATGGTCGTCTTCTGCGATTCGCCTCCCGCAGCCCTGCCGCAAGTCGGGAGCGCGCCCGCGCCCTCCCACGTCAGGCCCATGCTGGCCTATTGCGCGGCCCTGCTGGCCGGACTCGGCCTGCTCCACCTGCTGGACCCCAGGCTGTTCAGCCTCACGGAGCTGATGCTGCGCATCAACGTGGTGGCCTTCAACGGCGGGTTCTCCTCCCTGCCGCTGATGCTCCACGAGATCGTGGACGTGCGCGGCTGGATGGACGCCAAGACCTTCATGGACGGCATCGCCCTGGGCCAGGTGACGCCTGGACCCATCAGCATCACCTCCACATTCCTGGGCTACATGCTCTTCGGGCTGCCCGGGGCGGTGGCGGCCACGCTGGCCATGTTCTCGCCCTCCTTCGTGCTGCTCATGCTGGCCGACCCCTACCATGAGCGTCTCAAGGCTTCGGTGCGCTTCCAGCGGGCCAGCATGGGCGTCAACTGCTGCTTCGTGGGGCTGCTTGGCTACACGGCGGGCATGTTCGCCCTGGCCACGCACTGGAGCCCGGCCCGAGTGCTGCTGGGCGCGGTCGCCGTGGCGGCCCTGGCCCTGAAGGTGGACATGCTCGTGGTGGTGATCGCGGGAGGGGTCGCGGCGCTGCTGCTGTTCTAG
- the surE gene encoding 5'/3'-nucleotidase SurE codes for MKILLTNDDGIQATGLRSIYHALKRAGHDVHVVAPVTEMSAVGHAVTLAAPLRVKIFDEADFYGQGVSGTPADCVKLGLTTLMDSVPDLVVSGINAGANVGVDILYSGTVSAATEGALMGFPALAISYDSFDPRDLAGQADYAAALAARVDWAALPRNCVLNLNFPHLPMNRVKGLKVCPQTRAAYHDWYEEREDPRGRKYYWLTGVIPKDKVSPEKDRALLTEGYITLTPLRFDFTDHASMELLRGLAF; via the coding sequence ATGAAGATCCTGCTCACCAACGACGACGGCATCCAGGCCACGGGCCTGCGCTCCATCTACCACGCACTCAAACGCGCCGGGCACGACGTGCACGTGGTGGCCCCCGTGACCGAGATGAGCGCCGTGGGGCACGCCGTCACCCTGGCGGCCCCGCTGCGCGTGAAAATCTTCGACGAGGCGGATTTCTACGGCCAGGGCGTCTCCGGCACCCCGGCGGACTGCGTGAAGCTCGGGCTGACAACGCTCATGGACTCCGTGCCGGACCTGGTGGTCTCCGGCATCAACGCCGGGGCCAACGTAGGCGTGGACATCCTCTATTCCGGCACGGTCTCCGCCGCCACCGAGGGCGCGCTCATGGGCTTCCCGGCGCTGGCCATCTCCTACGACAGCTTCGACCCGCGCGACCTGGCCGGGCAGGCCGACTACGCCGCCGCGCTGGCCGCCAGGGTGGACTGGGCCGCGCTGCCCCGCAACTGCGTGCTCAACCTGAACTTCCCGCACCTGCCCATGAACCGGGTCAAGGGCCTCAAGGTCTGCCCGCAGACCCGCGCCGCCTACCACGACTGGTACGAGGAGCGCGAGGACCCGCGCGGCAGGAAGTACTACTGGCTCACGGGCGTGATCCCCAAGGACAAGGTCTCCCCGGAGAAGGACAGGGCCCTGCTGACCGAGGGCTACATCACGCTGACGCCCCTGCGTTTCGACTTCACCGACCACGCGAGCATGGAACTGTTGCGTGGGCTGGCTTTCTGA
- a CDS encoding glutaredoxin family protein, which translates to MSKDVKVFALSTCIHCKHCKEFLDERGQEYECVYVDKLTGDERKQVIDEIKKVNPTLSFPTVIVNQKVIVGFDKAEITQALEE; encoded by the coding sequence ATGAGCAAGGACGTTAAGGTTTTCGCCTTATCCACATGCATCCACTGCAAGCATTGCAAGGAATTCCTCGATGAGCGCGGCCAGGAGTACGAGTGCGTCTACGTTGACAAGCTCACCGGCGACGAGCGCAAGCAGGTCATCGACGAGATAAAGAAGGTCAATCCCACGTTGTCGTTCCCCACCGTCATCGTGAACCAGAAGGTCATCGTCGGCTTCGACAAAGCCGAGATCACCCAGGCCCTGGAGGAGTGA
- a CDS encoding molecular chaperone TorD family protein, with protein sequence MEDAAGLARLFDAGAALLLKRPSHGLLEAASLALPCLAEPMLEPDALPLALEDWSDLFFSPRSGRYLPPLESVFREGRLGGEAAWSARQAYEAAGFEPARLDMDPLWRAIPHPDHLGFELAFVSALLRCADDDAAGAAALHATARAFHAERIAPWAGAYGLRLGEAGRSPLYRALAALLQRLAAPLPG encoded by the coding sequence ATGGAGGACGCCGCCGGGCTGGCCCGGCTGTTCGACGCGGGCGCGGCCCTGCTGCTTAAGCGCCCGAGCCACGGGCTGCTGGAGGCCGCCAGCCTCGCCCTGCCCTGCCTGGCCGAGCCCATGCTGGAGCCGGACGCCCTGCCCCTGGCCCTGGAGGACTGGAGCGACCTGTTCTTCTCGCCGCGCTCCGGGCGCTACCTGCCGCCCCTGGAGTCCGTCTTTCGGGAGGGCCGCCTGGGCGGGGAGGCCGCCTGGAGTGCGCGGCAGGCCTACGAGGCCGCAGGGTTCGAACCGGCCCGCCTGGACATGGACCCGCTCTGGCGGGCCATCCCCCACCCTGACCACCTCGGCTTCGAGCTTGCCTTCGTGAGCGCCCTGCTGCGCTGCGCCGACGATGATGCGGCAGGCGCGGCAGCCCTGCATGCCACGGCCCGGGCCTTCCACGCCGAACGCATCGCCCCCTGGGCCGGGGCCTACGGTCTGCGCCTGGGCGAGGCCGGGCGCTCCCCCCTCTACCGTGCCCTGGCTGCGCTGCTGCAGAGGCTGGCCGCGCCGCTCCCTGGCTGA
- a CDS encoding fumarylacetoacetate hydrolase family protein — protein MRLAMISREGRTGLALCKDGEMRAFFEGDQDYPGNLEELLATGADLRAVGALLEKAPVVDESGVRWLPPVRRPGKIVCVGLNYRDHSKETGYDMPDYPTLFLRFTTTLVGHGEPIVRPAVSTQLDYEGELAVVIGRKGHAIPKEVALEHVAGYSLFNDASIRDYQFRTPQWTVGKNFDGTGPFGPWLVTPEELPPGCAGLGIQTRLNGKVMQKASIDDMMFDVASLVSIISEVATLEPGDVIVTGTPAGIGFARDPKVFMAPGDVCEVEVEGVGVLRNGVADAV, from the coding sequence ATGCGTCTGGCCATGATCAGCCGGGAGGGCCGCACGGGCCTGGCACTGTGCAAGGATGGGGAAATGCGGGCGTTCTTCGAGGGCGACCAGGACTATCCCGGCAATCTGGAGGAGCTGCTGGCCACCGGGGCGGACCTGCGGGCCGTGGGCGCGCTGCTGGAGAAGGCCCCGGTGGTGGACGAATCAGGTGTGCGCTGGCTGCCGCCGGTGCGGCGGCCCGGCAAGATCGTCTGCGTGGGGCTCAACTACCGCGACCACTCCAAGGAGACCGGCTACGACATGCCGGACTACCCCACACTGTTCCTGCGCTTCACCACCACGCTGGTGGGGCATGGCGAGCCCATCGTGCGCCCTGCCGTCTCCACCCAACTGGACTACGAGGGCGAGCTGGCCGTGGTGATCGGCCGCAAGGGGCACGCCATACCCAAGGAGGTGGCCCTGGAGCACGTGGCCGGGTACTCGCTGTTCAACGACGCCTCCATCAGGGACTACCAGTTCCGCACCCCGCAGTGGACCGTGGGCAAGAATTTCGACGGCACCGGCCCCTTCGGCCCGTGGCTGGTCACGCCGGAGGAGCTGCCGCCGGGCTGCGCGGGGCTGGGCATCCAGACTCGGCTCAACGGCAAGGTGATGCAGAAGGCCTCCATCGACGACATGATGTTCGACGTGGCCTCCCTGGTCTCCATCATCAGCGAGGTGGCCACCCTGGAGCCGGGCGACGTGATCGTCACCGGGACCCCGGCGGGCATCGGCTTCGCGCGCGACCCCAAGGTGTTCATGGCCCCGGGGGACGTCTGCGAGGTGGAGGTGGAGGGCGTGGGCGTGCTCAGGAACGGCGTGGCCGACGCGGTATAG
- the tmk gene encoding dTMP kinase, which yields MFVTFEGVEGSGKSTQIGLVRQWLASLGREALVTRQPGGCALGLELRRILLDARNTHLDSTAELFMYLADRAQHVAEVIRPALDAGRDVLCDRYHDSTVAYQGFGRGLDVERLVALGRMATGGLAPHATILLDLPPETGLTRARGRNQAVGASQSEGRFEALELDFHQRVREGFLELARREPGRFAVVHAAGSPEDVFARVRAALEAHLS from the coding sequence GTGTTCGTTACTTTCGAAGGCGTAGAGGGTTCGGGCAAGTCCACCCAGATCGGACTCGTCCGGCAATGGCTTGCCTCCCTGGGCCGCGAAGCCCTTGTGACGCGCCAGCCCGGGGGCTGCGCCCTGGGCCTGGAGCTGCGCCGCATCCTGCTGGACGCCCGCAACACCCACCTGGACAGCACCGCGGAGCTGTTCATGTACCTGGCCGACCGCGCCCAGCACGTGGCCGAGGTGATCCGCCCGGCCCTGGACGCCGGGCGCGACGTGCTCTGCGACCGCTACCACGACTCCACCGTGGCCTATCAGGGCTTCGGGCGCGGCCTGGACGTGGAGCGCCTCGTGGCCCTGGGCCGGATGGCCACGGGTGGGCTGGCCCCGCACGCGACCATCCTGCTGGACCTGCCCCCCGAGACGGGGCTGACCAGGGCCAGGGGGCGCAACCAGGCGGTTGGGGCGAGCCAGAGCGAAGGCCGCTTCGAGGCCCTGGAGCTGGACTTTCACCAGCGGGTGCGCGAGGGTTTTCTGGAACTGGCCCGGCGCGAGCCCGGGCGCTTCGCCGTGGTGCACGCCGCCGGAAGCCCGGAGGACGTGTTCGCCAGAGTCCGCGCGGCGCTCGAAGCGCATCTGTCCTGA
- a CDS encoding amino acid ABC transporter permease has protein sequence MTRDPKTIRPFYVRLIIVAFFTASLAGLLSTIDYTWNWGVVWQYRAVYWQGFVNTVAVSCGAIALGLAIGLLGGLARVSENIWLRELATIYVWAFRGTPLLTQIYIFYFCLAVVIHVDSPFLTGMATLAFFAGAYITEMVRAGIESIGQGQWEAARSSGLSHGQTLRHVIFPQAMRRIIAPVTGQFVSLIKDSSLLSVIAVRELTKGAEMVNAATYKTFEAYLPLAAFYLLLTYPLSILTYHLERRITYQSAPRKPSADKQKGAAT, from the coding sequence ATGACCCGCGACCCAAAAACCATCCGCCCCTTTTACGTCCGCCTGATCATCGTCGCCTTCTTCACGGCGTCGCTGGCCGGGCTGCTCTCCACAATCGACTACACCTGGAACTGGGGCGTGGTCTGGCAGTACCGCGCCGTGTACTGGCAGGGCTTCGTGAACACGGTGGCCGTCTCCTGCGGGGCCATCGCGCTGGGGCTGGCCATCGGGCTCCTGGGCGGTCTGGCCCGCGTGTCGGAGAACATCTGGCTGCGCGAGCTGGCCACCATCTACGTCTGGGCCTTCCGGGGCACTCCGCTGCTCACCCAGATCTACATCTTCTACTTCTGCCTGGCCGTGGTCATCCACGTGGACAGCCCCTTCCTGACCGGCATGGCCACCCTGGCCTTCTTCGCCGGGGCCTACATCACGGAGATGGTGCGCGCGGGCATCGAGTCCATAGGCCAGGGCCAATGGGAGGCGGCGCGCTCTTCGGGCCTGAGCCACGGCCAGACCCTGCGCCACGTGATCTTCCCCCAGGCCATGCGCCGCATCATCGCCCCGGTGACGGGCCAGTTCGTGTCGCTCATCAAGGATTCGTCCCTGCTCTCGGTCATCGCCGTGCGCGAGCTGACCAAGGGCGCGGAGATGGTCAACGCCGCAACCTACAAGACCTTCGAGGCCTACCTGCCCCTGGCCGCCTTCTACCTGCTGCTGACCTACCCCCTGAGCATCTTGACCTACCACTTGGAAAGGCGGATAACCTACCAGTCCGCTCCAAGAAAGCCTTCGGCGGACAAACAGAAAGGAGCGGCCACATGA